In Electrophorus electricus isolate fEleEle1 chromosome 1, fEleEle1.pri, whole genome shotgun sequence, a single window of DNA contains:
- the fgf4 gene encoding fibroblast growth factor 4 — protein MTVQSALLPILVLGLITSSVRCAPLPGRQSGPEKRRWETLYSQSLARIPGEKRDINRDSDYLMGIKRLRRLYCNVGIGFHLQVLPDGRITGVHNENHYSLLEISPVERGVVTLFGVRSELFVAMNSKGKLHGSVQFTDECKFKEKLLANNYNAYESVAYPGMYIGLSKTGKTKKGNRVSTAMTVTHFLPRI, from the exons ATGACTGTTCAATCGGCCCTCTTACCAATACTGGTCTTGGGACTAATTACAAGTTCGGTGCGCTGTGCTCCCTTACCCGGCAGACAGAGCGGCCCAGAGAAGCGACGCTGGGAGACTCTCTACTCTCAGTCTTTAGCTCGAATCCCTGGGGAAAAAAGGGATATCAACCGGGACAGTGACTATCTCATGGGGATTAAAAGACTGCGGCGACTTTACTGTAATGTAGGCATTGGATTTCATCTCCAAGTATTACCTGACGGTAGGATTACTGGAGTGCACAACGAAAACCATTACA GTCTTCTTGAGATATCTCCAGTTGAGAGGGGAGTTGTGACACTGTTTGGTGTCCGGAGCGAGCTATTCGTGGCCATGAACAGCAAGGGGAAGCTCCACGGATCT GTGCAGTTCACTGACGAGTGCAAATTCAAGGAAAAACTCCTGGCCAACAACTACAATGCGTACGAATCCGTAGCATACCCAGGGATGTACATCGGACTTAGTAAGACCGGCAAAACGAAAAAGGGAAACAGAGTGTCAACAGCCATGACGGTGACACATTTCTTGCCAAGAATTTGA
- the fgf3 gene encoding fibroblast growth factor 3 codes for MVIIQLLLLLSFLDTSVQESLAVRVARTPRAPCARGQACDPRQRRDAGGRGGVYEHLGGAPRRRKLYCATKYHLQIHPNGKIDGSLEEDNPFSILEITAVDVGVVAIRGLFSGRYLAMNEKGRLYASEVFNKECEFLERIHELGYNTYASRHHSTTQPPSVGPSRGSSSKRRALARKQWYVSINGKGRPRRGFKTRSTDKASLFLPRVLGNKDHEMVRLLQSKQHQAGSRQAHVGRAERRRRGHRGGKGPSRRADTHRAEPVLLPETSSVKHNKKVKRGKAALESGDFKEDFYH; via the exons ATGGTTATAATTCAGCTCTTGTTGTTGCTGAGCTTCTTGGATACCAGTGTGCAGGAATCTCTGGCTGTGAGGGTGGCCAGGACCCCGCGGGCGCCTTGTGCCAGGGGCCAGGCGTGTGACCCAAGGCAGCGGAGAGATGCTGGAGGACGCGGTGGGGTTTACGAACACCTCGGAGGAGCTCCACGACGCAGAAAACTTTACTGCGCCACAAAATACCATTTGCAAATTCACCCAAATGGAAAAATAGACGGGTCTCTTGAAGAAGACAACCCATTCA GTATACTGGAGATCACGGCTGTCGACGTTGGGGTGGTAGCGATCAGGGGTCTGTTCTCTGGAAGATACTTAGCCATGAATGAGAAAGGTCGCCTATATGCCTCG GAAGTCTTTAACAAAGAGTGTGAGTTTCTGGAGCGGATCCATGAGCTAGGCTACAACACGTATGCATCGAGACACCACTCCACCACACAGCCGCCCTCTGTGGGACCTAGCAGAGGCAGCAGTAGCAAGCGGCGAGCCCTTGCCAGGAAGCAGTGGTACGTGTCCATCAACGGCAAGGGTCGGCCCAGGAGGGGCTTCAAGACGAGGAGCACCGACAAAGCTTCCCTCTTCTTGCCCCGCGTCTTGGGCAACAAGGACCACGAGATGGTGCGTCTCCTGCAGAGCAAACAGCATCAGGCGGGCTCCCGGCAGGCCCACGTGGGCCGAGCCGAGCGGAGAAGGAGAGGGCATCGGGGGGGTAAGGGCCCCAGCAGAAGGGCGGACACCCACAGAGCGGAGCCTGTGCTACTGCCAGAGACTTCGTCTGtcaaacataacaaaaaagtaaaacgAGGAAAAGCTGCCTTGGAATCAGGCGATTTTAAGGAGGACTTTTATCATTGA